A portion of the Corticium candelabrum chromosome 5, ooCorCand1.1, whole genome shotgun sequence genome contains these proteins:
- the LOC134179434 gene encoding 4-aminobutyrate aminotransferase, mitochondrial-like — MNVTVTSRLRCVRQQWSSLAVVRSLCSPTASAHLAGRDLPKPSNTSYLSGPFVRTTIPGPKAKALKQQLSNYQEARTVHTFIDYQRSVGVYAIDVDGNCLLDAFGQIASLPLGYNHPDLLAALLNPDNVHLLANRPCLHYSPPIELVQMLEESLLSAAPRGMSEPSVFLAMCGSCGIENALKIAFVKYMERVRGDRELTDEEIRSCMVNQTPGSPNLTVMSFSGSLHGRTLGALSVSHNKPCFKLDFPAYNWPVSPFPILRYPREQHIQENMEEESKCLEILEEAIREQKIKGKPVACIIVEPIQSEGGDNHASSHFFHGLQKIAKENNVLLIFDEVQTGCGATGHMWAHEAWGLPHPPDMIVFGKKLQFGGIYMNKGVRPQEANRVGNTWMGDPGKLLMAREIVRVIQRDNLLERVRQSGKTLLFGLESLQNLYPNFVSRSRGVGTFCAVDFPSTEDRDHVIAMLMNKGVYAHASSSKTIRFRPSLIFEPSHTEILLQILESAVADCQ; from the exons ATGAACGTTACTGTAACGAGTCGCCTTCGTTGTGTGCGTCAGCAGTGGAGTTCGCTGGCAGTAGTCCGCTCGCTCTGTAGTCCGACAGCCTCTGCTCACCTGGCCGGTCGAGACTTGCCTAAGCCTAGTAATACTTCGT ACTTGAGTGGCCCATTTGTTAGAACAACTATTCCAGGACCCAAGGCAAAG GCCCTCAAGCAGCAATTATCCAACTACCAG GAGGCACGAACAGTACATACATTTATTGACTATCAACGAAGTGTTGGTGTCTATGCCATTGATGTGGATGGCAATTGTTTACTTGATGCATTTGGTCAAATTGCATCACTTCCACTTGGCTACAACCATCCAGATTTGCTGGCAGCCCTACTCAACCCGGACAATGTG CATCTGCTTGCCAACAGACCTTGTTTACACTATAGTCCCCCAATCGAGCTTGTTCAGATGTTAGAAGAAAGCCTGCTTTCT GCTGCACCAAGAGGAATGTCTGAACCATCTGTTTTCCTTGCAATGTGTGGCTCTTGCGGCATTGAAAATGCCCTCAAGATAGCTTTTGTCAAATATATG GAAAGAGTTCGAGGTGATCGAGAATTAACTGATGAAGAAATCCGTAGTTGTATGGTAAACCAG ACACCAGGAAGTCCCAACCTGACCGTGATGTCATTCAGTGGAAGTCTGCATGGAAGAACATTAG GTGCATTGTCTGTAAGTCACAATAAACCATGTTTCAAACTGGACTTCCCTGCGTATAACTGGCCAGTGTCTCCGTTTCCTATTTTGCGATATCCTCGTGAACAGCACATTCAAGAAAACATGGAAGAAGAATCAAAGTGTTTGGAAATA CTGGAGGAAGCTATCAGAGAACAGAAGATTAAAGGAAAGCCTGTCGCTTGTATTATTGTAGAACCTATCCAGTCAGAAGGAG GTGATAACCATGCAAGTTCACACTTCTTTCATGGTCTCCAAAAGATAGCAAAAGAG AACAATGTGTTGCTTATTTTTGATGAAGTGCAAACTGGCTGTGGTGCAACCGGACACATGTG GGCACATGAAGCTTGGGGTTTGCCACACCCACCAGACATGATCGTGTTTGGAAAGAAGCTGCAGTTTGGAGGCATCTACATGAATAAAGGTGTTCGACCTCAAGAG GCTAACCGTGTTGGCAACACATGGATGGGAGATCCAGGAAAGTTGCTGATGGCTCGTGAGATTGTGAGAGTAATTCAACGTGATAATTTACTTGAAAGAGTCCGTCAATCTGGAAAAACCTTGCTCTTTGGTCTCGAAAGTCTTCAG AACCTCTATCCCAACTTTGTGTCTCGAAGCCGAGGTGTTGGAACATTTTGTGCAGTAGATTTCCCATCAACCGAGGACAGAGATCACGTTATTGCTATGCTTATGAACAAAG GTGTTTATGCTCATGCCAGCAGCAGCAAAACTATTCGGTTCAGACCTTCGCTCATTTTCGAGCCAAGTCACACAGAAATTTTACTGCAGATCTTGGAATCGGCCGTTGCTGATTGTCAGTGA
- the LOC134180200 gene encoding uncharacterized protein LOC134180200, which translates to MDAAADILLPPESVRGMRVLDRSAFNKVVAIPALRVEPRHCSAVRKRFDGRLLAFKGIKTIISDDDAEGSKHKLILLPPSDIDSVQRNLVPDDKDYLNQIEATLCTHQLHLNYNVWSAQQVIRAILPDDIEEVTTSFETVGHIAHVNLRDSQLDYKHVIGQVLLDKNNPHIRTVVNKLSDIQETYRFFKMEVLAGSDDMIATVRENGCMFTFDFSQVYWNSRLHTEHSRIIDSLTLNDVVCDLFAGVGPFALPAGKKGCMVYANDLNPAAYQALCNNVKINRVESRIRAYNLDGRDFVKKVMQEIQSSHRLIEEQEFAKHNHEFQHSIISPMFTCIVMNLPATAIKFLDIFQGLLKGLKNVALPTIYCYCFSKAPNPEEDARQQCEHMLGTKIEANVHRVRDVAPNKVMLCVQFKLPHVVAFKTSNDADSDAEEPAAKKVKTHEVYPAGSRNVTSEELNL; encoded by the exons ATGGATGCGGCTGCGGATATTCTTTTGCCGCCAGAGTCTGTACGCGGGATGCGAGTATTAGATAGGAGTGCATTTAACAAGGTTGTTGCGATTCCTGCTTTGAGGGTTGAGCCTCGACACTGCAGTGCAGTCAGAAAACGGTTTGATGGACGTTTGCTCGCTTTCAAGGGCATTAAAACTATTATCAGTGATGATGACGCAGAG GGTAGCAAACACAAGCTGATCTTGTTGCCACCCAGTGATATTGATTCTGTTCAAAGAAATTTAGTACCAGATGACAAAGACTATTTGAATCAAATAGAAGCCACCTTGTGTACCCACCAGTTGCACCTGAATTATAACGTCTGGAGTGCCCAACAGGTGATTCGAGCTATCTTACCAGATGACATTGAGGAGGTCACTACTTCGTTTGAAACAGTAGGCCACATTGCACATGTCAACTTGCGCGATTCTCAGCTAGACTACAAACATGTGATTGGTCAAGTCTTACTGGACAAGAACAATCCACACATTCGTACTGTAGTGAACAAATTATCGGATATCCAAGAGACGTATAGATTCTTTAAAATGGAGGTGCTAGCAGGCTCAGATGATATGATAGCAACGGTTCGAGAGAACGGTTGCATGTTCACATTTGATTTCTCACAAGTGTACTGGAACTCACGTCTTCATACTGAACACAGTCGTATAATAGACAGCTTGACATTgaatgatgttgtgtgtgatcTGTTTGCTGGTGTTGGACCGTTTGCTTTGCCTGCTGGCAAGAAAGGTTGTATGGTATATGCAAATGACCTCAACCCTGCTGCGTATCAAGCACTCTGTAATAATGTAAAGATAAACAGAGTAGAGAGTCGAATCAGAGCTTATAATTTGGATGGTCGTGACTTTGTAAAGAAAGTAATGCAAGAAATCCAGTCAAGCCACCGATTGATTGAGGAACAAGAATTTGCCAAACATAACCATGAATTCCAACACTCTATTATTTCACCAATGTTCACTTGCATTGTAATGAATCTGCCTGCTACAGCCATAAAATTTCTGGATATCTTTCAAGGGCTGTTGAAGGGTTTAAAAAATGTTGCTCTTCCAACCATCTATTGCTATTGCTTTAGTAAAGCACCTAATCCTGAAGAAGATGCAAGACAGCAATGTGAACACATGCTAGGAACAAAAATTGAAGCTAACGTTCATCGTGTCCGAGATGTTGCTCCAAATAAAGTGATGCTATGTGTCCAATTCAAACTACCACATGTTGTGGCTTTCAAGACCAGCAATGATGCTGACAGTGATGCTGAAG AGCCAGCAGCAAAGAAAGTGAAAACTCATGAAGTATATCCTGCAGGTTCAAGGAATGTGACTAGTGAAGAATTGAATTTGTGA
- the LOC134179435 gene encoding uncharacterized protein LOC134179435 → MEFKRSKKKQVRRPLADVQAQQATKPAHLTKSAPEHSTPLQVGSSHTSSLREKGRQTQDLFGFDDILSPDPCTELSITPIYDGNPGTPTSVVSTNTVDTDSCVGSPGQGGKCAEYPRSYLVKSAFKREDPLRKRSPKKRVRRRLLEQKEKNDENDVIVDEHLEKLRDHFAEVAKFKLHYDDHT, encoded by the exons ATGGAATTCAAAAGGTCGAAGAAGAAACAGGTTCGGCGTCCTCTGGCTGATGTGCAAGCTCAACAAGCTACCAAACCTGCACATTTGACCAAATCTGCACCGGAACACTCAACACCACTCCAAGTGGGCTCTTCACACACCAGTTCACTAAGAGAGAAAGGACGACAAACGCAAGATTTGTTCGgatttgacgacattttgTCTCCGGATCCGTGTACCGAGCTTTCTATCACTCCTATTTACGATGGGAATCCAGGAACGCCAACATCTGTCGTATCGACAAACACAGTGGATACTGACAGTTGTGTTGGTAGTCCAGGTCAAGGTGGAAAGTGTGCAGAGTATCCAAGAAGTTATCTGGTGAAGAGCGCTTTTAAAAGAGAAGATCCTTTGAGAAAGAGAAGTCCAAAGAAGAGGGTGAGAAGGAGGCTTCTAGAACAGAAAGAGAAg AATGATGAgaatgatgtcattgtggATGAACATTTAGAGAAACTGCGGGATCATTTTGCAGAAGTAGCCAAGTTTAAGCTACACTATGACGACCACACTTAG
- the LOC134180085 gene encoding uncharacterized protein LOC134180085, protein MGDKRKIEFYVNDCSQAIIARDILLLTLASQAPQKTKSLNHFLDLFCNIYANLSLDECAGHKLDHLLDHLLNNFPAVDGFMHIPTVEHLWHIKKNWALWKTKTTSLEEALQLRNTQARTYFIGKYLNYHSITDEQLVMPELLQNRDLAATETMQEELLHYYQTGNMLERDRQGRSVLKNAKLNTCNWTLFDPELKQFPTSTSQPFQFLISGSEATDYQADDQTLLATLKSAYRRLIKTFAADTNNSKLQITFDVGDCNSFLSQRIPFNITFDVIDTSNLADYLDPVSLLLFASPRLNRLEPHATLWVEFLKSQSDYSNCKQLINKSLGFSYSLLNTCLKLQCFLPIESSLLVDEYSKFCGGSIFRSNMVTGIALKFKSTPYPIGLSPTALQLMPNPSDCVFRQMIDTYLMSVYDIYTGCFFQELRDNFFFKSIPNLLRLLCSVAQTLDNPRELFDYLYDKVKKCETTANVYGTRSLDVFAFDVQVSSLCLCPPEYQPTKPLHPYFANSCNLETLICDVKPTLAGVTDCCPVVGWIMIENMTTEKFSISQEMTVFPWIKHNSNHLQFIDSIQILIRDLQVEISVPAILGPNACAKNVVFVALSLRSGLLLYKPLQTSVPKPQQQLTLTQRRQKSMLSVQKTSCAKNQEAVEVSVSSLFESKKSFRVQVKLQTRIESCSRSNVAVRASCDEKNHLAVNLHIQIKTEETTPRSFKTMVWLPAFIDTSHDCKAWIDDEQHIVVILKKSALSIKAQREKLNLDSLYEWPVNRPLGVPSSMFTPEEITAFMVHELPFGQDKYLDVRRHINIMFTTLLDHDAYKQGVVKLSQLRNYFVSLSSPETVLLAHMPKLRITSGGVPVIVLDYLVAHNPLTSYAKQFLSYMNVSNNVHISIPTSLSSIEFLIQLLETNSQLLLHETPEYVQIDIHLQRSFLVPLYPQGPLAFGNMPMLFGQFMKYFQQIFNDEKGHRGSPQMAKSRSSNCCSLCLSSTPNLKRCSRCHITLYCSTECQKKDWKDHKKHCTPSK, encoded by the coding sequence ATGGGTGATAAGAGGAAAATCGAGTTTTATGTGAACGACTGCAGTCAAGCTATTATCGCAAGAGATATTTTGTTGTTGACACTTGCCAGTCAAGCACCACAGAAAACGAAATCTTTAAACCATTTCCTTGATTTGTTTTGCAACATCTACGCGAATTTGTCTTTGGATGAGTGTGCAGGACATAAACTAGATCATCTTCTCGACCATCTTCTTAACAACTTTCCAGCTGTAGACGGATTCATGCACATTCCAACTGTTGAGCATTTGTGGCACATAAAGAAGAACTGGGCACTTTGGAAGACTAAAACTACAAGTTTGGAAGAAGCTCTTCAGCTCAGAAATACGCAGGCAAGAACGTATTTCATTGGAAAGTATTTAAATTATCACTCAATAACTGATGAACAGTTAGTGatgccggaattgctccaaaACAGGGACTTGGCAGCAACAGAAACCATGCAAGAAGAATTGCTTCATTATTATCAAACTGGAAACATGTTAGAAAGAGACCGACAAGGTAGAAGTGTACTCAAGAATGCAAAACTAAATACTTGCAACTGGACACTGTTTGATCCTGAACTAAAACAATTTCCCACTTCCACATCTCAACCTTTTCAGTTCCTCATCAGTGGATCAGAGGCTACTGACTACCAAGCAGATGATCAAACTCTTCTTGCTACATTAAAGTCTGCATATAGACGTCTTATCAAGACGTTTGCCGCTGACACCAACAATTCCAAATTACAGATAACATTTGATGTTGGAGACTGCAATTCTTTTCTGTCTCAGCGAATCCCATTCAACATCACTTTTGATGTTATTGATACATCCAATCTTGCAGACTACTTGGACCCTGTCAGtctcttgttgtttgcatCCCCAAGACTGAACAGACTTGAACCCCATGCTACATTGTGGGTAGAATTTCTCAAATCACAGTCTGATTATTCAAATTGTAAGCAGTTGATAAATAAATCACTGGGATTCTCATACTCTTTGCTTAACACGTGTCTCAAACTGCAATGTTTTTTGCCTATTGAGAGCAGTCTACTTGTTGATGAATATAGCAAATTCTGTGGAGGAAGTATATTCAGATCTAATATGGTTACTGGTATAGCTCTCAAGTTCAAGTCAACTCCTTATCCTATTGGATTATCTCCCACTGCACTACAACTGATGCCAAATCCATCTGATTGTGTCTTTCGTCAAATGATTGACACATATCTCATGTCTGTATATGATATATATACTGGCTGCTTCTTTCAAGAGTTACGAGACAATTTTTTCTTCAAATCCATTCCAAATCTGCTCCGTCTGTTGTGTAGTGTTGCACAAACGCTAGATAACCCTAGAGAACTTTTTGATTATCTTTATGATAAGGTAAAAAAGTgtgaaacaacagcaaacgtATATGGTACCAGATCTCTAGATGTCTTTGCATTTGATGTTCAAGTGtcaagtttgtgtttgtgtccaCCAGAATATCAACCCACAAAGCCCTTGCATCCATACTTTGCCAACAGTTGTAATCTGGAGACTCTAATCTGTGATGTAAAACCTACTTTAGCGGGTGTGACGGATTGCTGTCCTGTTGTTGGCTGGATAATGATAGAAAATATGACAACAGAAAAATTCAGCATTTCACAAGAGATGACAGTGTTTCCTTGGATTAAACATAACAGTAATCATCTTCAGTTTATCGACAGCATCCAAATCCTAATTCGGGACCTCCAAGTGGAAATCAGTGTTCCTGCAATCCTAGGTCCTAATGCCTGTGCAAAAAATGTcgtgtttgttgctttgtcaTTGCGATCAGGATTGCTTTTATATAAGCCACTACAGACATCTGTGCCTAAACCTCAACAACAGTTAACACTTACACAGAGAAGGCAAAAGTCTATGCTTTCAGTACAAAAGACATCATGTGCCAAGAACCAAGAAGCAGTTGAGGTTTCTGTGTCGTCTCTGTTTGAATCAAAAAAGAGctttagagtacaagtaaaGCTCCAAACACGAATAGAGTCTTGCTCGAGATCTAATGTGGCAGTGAGGGCATCGTGTGATGAAAAGAATCATCTGGCTGTCAATCTACACATCCAAATCAAGACAGAAGAAACAACTCCACGATCCTTTAAAACTATGGTATGGCTGCCAGCCTTCATCGATACCAGTCATGACTGCAAAGCATGGATAGATGATGAACAACACATTGTGGTCATTCTCAAGAAATCTGCTCTTTCTATAAAAGCACAAAGAGAAAAACTAAATTTGGACTCACTTTATGAGTGGCCAGTAAACAGACCATTGGGTGTTCCTAGCTCTATGTTTACTCCAGAAGAAATAACAGCTTTCATGGTACATGAATTGCCATTCGGTCAAGACAAATATTTGGATGTCAGGAGACATATCAATATCATGTTTACAACTCTGCTAGATCACGATGCATACAAACAAGGTGTTGTCAAACTTTCTCAACTTCGAAACTACTTTGTATCACTAAGCTCTCCGGAAACCGTTCTTTTGGCTCACATGCCAAAGTTACGTATTACCTCAGGTGGAGTACCAGTGATTGTACTGGATTACCTTGTAGCACATAACCCACTTACATCATATGCAAAGCAGTTCCTGTCTTACATGAATGTGAGCAATAATGTCCACATCTCAATTCCAACAAGTTTGTCATCCATTGAATTTTTGATCCAGTTGTTGGAAACAAATTCTCAGCTTTTGTTACATGAAACACCTGAATATGTGCAAATAGATATCCACCTCCAACGAAGTTTCCTAGTTCCATTGTACCCGCAAGGACCTCTTGCGTTTGGGAATATGCCTATGCTGTTTGGGCAGTTTATGAAATATTTTCAACAAATTTTTAATGATGAAAAGGGCCACCGTGGAAGTCCACAAATGGCAAAGTCAAGATCAAGCAATTGCTGCTCATTGTGCTTGTCAAGTACACCCAATCTAAAACGATGTAGTCGTTGCCACATTACATTGTACTGCAGCACCGAATGCCAAAAGAAGGATTGGAAAGATCACAAGAAACACTGTACACCTAGCAAGTAG
- the LOC134179461 gene encoding CCAAT/enhancer-binding protein delta-like, producing MAHQGHSYFDFYPEDREEDKKELLLLPVSSHTACSISNNSTNSADFSSLLATETAVDLSALLDPSSNQEAVAANQELFDELFRQPGMNSRSRSPNLMQLHAPKMEPIPTSRSDHQLHRNGLNMQQFSNQTMLSFESTAVSTKTTPTPSSMLDISSVGSGDQASRKTAAGSKRRWQTMDKTSEEYRKRRERNNVAVKKSREKSRQRTVQTENRVSELTQENQRLHARIALLTKELEVLKSLFASHPVSGAQGKELSPLVRRADQDS from the coding sequence ATGGCGCATCAAGGTCATAGTTATTTCGACTTTTATCCGGAGGACCGCGAAGAAGATAAGAAGGAGCTACTCCTGCTTCCCGTTTCCAGTCACACGGCCTGCAGTATCTCAAACAACTCGACCAATTCAGCAGACTTCAGTTCGCTGCTAGCTACCGAGACGGCCGTCGATCTCTCTGCTCTGTTGGATCCTTCGAGCAACCAGGAGGCGGTTGCCGCAAATCAGGAACTGTTCGACGAGCTCTTTAGACAGCCTGGCATGAATTCGAGGTCACGTTCCCCAAATCTGATGCAACTGCACGCACCCAAGATGGAACCGATCCCTACGTCGAGATCTGATCATCAACTTCATAGAAACGGTCTTAACATGCAGCAGTTCTCGAACCAGACGATGCTGAGCTTCGAGTCAACAGCTGTTTCGACAAAGACCACGCCTACCCCTTCATCCATGCTGGACATTTCATCTGTTGGTAGCGGAGATCAAGCGTCTAGAAAGACGGCCGCTGGATCAAAACGACGTTGGCAGACGATGGATAAGACTAGCGAAGAGTACAGAAAGAGAAGAGAGCGAAACAACGTGGCTGTCAAGAAGTCAAGAGAGAAGAGTCGACAGCGAACCGTGCAAACAGAAAACCGAGTGTCTGAGCTGACGCAGGAGAATCAACGTCTTCACGCGAGGATCGCGTTACTCACGAAGGAACTAGAAGTCCTCAAGAGTCTCTTTGCTAGTCATCCAGTGTCTGGCGCCCAAGGAAAGGAGTTGTCGCCATTAGTTCGACGTGCTGATCAGGACAGTTGA
- the LOC134179460 gene encoding WASH complex subunit 1-like — protein sequence MPVQSYNVPVILPDLRKEESLYQVADTLNHLERVANDVFNRISRRVAENRDRLSAVNNRVNLALAKIEKVKGSTKATRVFSSSKYPAPDQLEASKSLYTDVEEDVENVRHSRAKFESRLVTVDEKVLKDKQQFHSCNIDIDRLKKKQRERERQQQTEDDEAGEGLGRLPRVIPSVSSLLLFNTAENPYKKYVMLDPLAGVVTKTKKDVEEEERQIGAAPTTIAQREEMARMTRESYFYKPEIGEVPDIDVPVDLPDLPGIAGDMTYSLDLGPSIAPSVPGSNMPELPSIEPDKPPEIAGDVSVPPPPHAPPGPSAPPPPPGDAAPPPPPPPPPGPPPPPSDITPTLPPIAGEEVEETSTPTPSLPAGDGGRGDLLAAIRQNNKAKLKNAKDRKPRKKANIEEEKPAAGGGDLMSDLMAKLSLRRKGISGTKKAGDKEGEGSVAPGLPPTPRSDLSGNPTMERMSAMIPVSEEADGSGSEGDWDED from the coding sequence ATGCCTGTACAGTCCTACAACGTTCCCGTCATTTTACCTGATCTTCGAAAGGAAGAGTCCCTTTATCAAGTCGCCGATACCCTCAACCATCTCGAACGTGTGGCGAACGACGTGTTTAACCGAATCAGTCGTCGTGTTGCTGAAAATCGTGATCGCTTGTCAGCCGTCAATAATCGAGTCAATCTTGCTTTAGCGAAGATCGAGAAAGTGAAGGGAAGTACAAAGGCAACGCGTGTGTTTAGCAGCTCTAAATATCCGGCTCCCGATCAGTTAGAGGCGTCTAAATCACTTTACACGGACGTGGAAGAGGATGTGGAAAATGTACGACACTCGAGGGCGAAGTTTGAAAGCCGGTTAGTGACTGTTGATGAAAAAGTGTTGAAAGATAAACAGCAATTTCACAGTTGCAATATTGACATTGATCGActgaaaaagaaacaaaggGAGAGGGAAAGACAACAGCAGACGGAGGATGATGAGGCAGGAGAAGGGTTAGGTAGGCTACCTCGAGTCATACCTTCTGTCAGTTCTCTGCTTCTCTTCAACACAGCCGAGAACCCATACAAGAAATATGTTATGTTGGATCCTTTAGCGGGTGTTgttacaaagacaaagaagGATGTTGAAGAGGAAGAGCGACAGATTGGTGCTGCACCGACAACAATTGCTCAGAGAGAAGAGATGGCAAGGATGACAAGAGAAAGCTACTTCTACAAGCCAGAGATAGGTGAAGTGCCTGATATTGATGTTCCAGTTGATCTTCCTGATTTACCAGGAATTGCTGGTGATATGACATATTCCTTGGATCTGGGACCATCCATAGCACCTTCTGTTCCTGGCTCCAATATGCCAGAATTGCCAAGCATCGAACCTGATAAACCTCCTGAAATAGCTGGAGATGTTTCAGTTCCACCACCTCCACATGCACCTCCTGGACCTTCTGCACCTCCACCACCACCTGGAGATGCTGCTCctcctccaccaccaccaccaccacctggTCCTCCTCCTCCCCCATCTGATATAACACCAACTTTGCCTCCAATTGCAGGAGAGGAAGTAGAAGAGACATCCACACCTACACCCTCTCTTCCTGCTGGTGATGGAGGAAGAGGTGACCTACTTGCAGCAATAAGACAAAACAATAAAGCAAAGTTAAAAAACGCAAAAGATAGGAAGCCTCGTAAGAAAGCAAACATAGAAGAGGAGAAACCTGCTGCTGGTGGTGGTGATTTGATGAGTGATTTAATGGCCAAACTTTCACTCAGACGGAAGGGAATATCAGGAACTAAGAAGGCGGGTGACAAAGAAGGGGAAGGCTCTGTGGCTCCTGGGTTGCCACCTACGCCAAGGAGTGATCTTAGTGGCAACCCAACCATGGAAAGAATGTCTGCAATGATTCCTGTTAGTGAGGAGGCTGATGGCAGTGGATCCGAAGGAGACTGGGATGAGGATTGA